In the Leptotrichia sp. oral taxon 847 genome, one interval contains:
- the secD gene encoding protein translocase subunit SecD yields MENSKKHYIWLLIILVVPAIILSMNKIKLGLDLRGGTSVVLQAQGKIDKDTMNKVRDIIERRVNSLGVSEPVIQISGDDKLIVELAGIKDPKKAVDLIGTTAKLEFKIKDANGNYGPTLLEGSALKNAGIGQDNLSRPVVTFELTSDGAEKFAKITRENKGKQLAIMLDGKEQSAPRINEEIAGGSGSISGNFTMESANDLANLLKSGALPVEIKIVENRTVGATLGVDSIKKTEIAGVIAMIAISIFMIAIYKIPGIVADIALLINGFLVMASLSMVGAALTLPGIAGFILTLGMAVDSNVITYERIKEEMAQGDSLHDAIEKGYSNALPAIIDGNITTLLIAAVLFFLGTGPIKGFAVTLSLGVVVTIITAVFVSKVILRFVVKTFNLKKEQLFWKGVPKND; encoded by the coding sequence ATGGAAAATAGTAAAAAGCACTATATTTGGCTACTTATTATACTTGTTGTTCCAGCTATCATCTTGTCGATGAACAAAATAAAGCTGGGACTGGATTTACGTGGAGGAACTTCAGTTGTATTGCAAGCACAAGGGAAAATTGACAAAGATACGATGAATAAAGTAAGAGACATTATTGAAAGAAGGGTAAATAGCCTTGGAGTATCAGAACCTGTAATTCAAATAAGCGGGGACGATAAATTAATCGTGGAACTTGCGGGAATTAAAGACCCTAAAAAAGCGGTTGATTTAATAGGAACAACAGCAAAGCTGGAATTTAAAATAAAAGATGCAAATGGAAATTACGGACCAACACTTTTAGAAGGTTCGGCGCTTAAAAATGCGGGAATTGGACAAGATAATTTGAGCCGTCCAGTTGTAACTTTTGAGCTAACTTCTGATGGAGCTGAAAAATTTGCAAAAATTACAAGGGAAAATAAAGGTAAACAACTTGCGATTATGCTTGACGGAAAAGAACAGTCAGCACCTCGAATTAATGAAGAAATTGCAGGTGGGAGTGGAAGTATAAGTGGAAACTTTACAATGGAATCAGCAAACGATTTGGCAAATTTATTAAAATCTGGTGCACTTCCTGTGGAAATAAAAATTGTTGAAAATAGAACAGTTGGAGCAACACTTGGAGTGGATTCAATCAAAAAGACTGAAATAGCTGGAGTAATTGCGATGATAGCAATTTCGATTTTTATGATAGCAATTTATAAAATACCTGGAATTGTGGCAGATATTGCACTACTTATAAATGGATTTTTGGTTATGGCTTCACTTAGTATGGTTGGAGCGGCATTGACACTTCCAGGAATTGCAGGGTTTATTTTGACACTTGGAATGGCAGTCGACTCGAATGTAATTACATATGAAAGAATAAAAGAAGAGATGGCGCAGGGAGATTCCCTTCACGATGCTATAGAAAAAGGATATAGTAACGCTCTTCCAGCGATAATTGATGGAAATATAACGACATTATTAATAGCAGCAGTCCTATTTTTCTTGGGAACAGGACCAATAAAAGGATTTGCCGTAACCTTATCGCTTGGGGTTGTTGTTACAATAATAACGGCGGTATTCGTTTCAAAAGTAATACTTCGTTTTGTAGTAAAAACATTTAATTTGAAAAAAGAACAGCTGTTCTGGAAGGGAGTTCCAAAAAATGACTAA
- the alaS gene encoding alanine--tRNA ligase translates to MTGNELRKSFIDYFKTKEHKHFESASLIPDDKSLLLTVAGMVPFKPFFLGEKQAPFPRITTYQKCIRTNDLENVGRTPRHHTFFEMLGNFSFGDYFKKEAIEWSWEYITKVLKLDPERLYVSVFTTDDEAYEIWNKHIGVPAERIVRLGEEDNWWAAGPIGSCGPCSEIYYDTLRMGENNEEINSKPGDEGDRFLEIWNLVFTEWNRLEDGSLVPLPQKNIDTGAGLERIASVVQNKDNNFETDIFMPIIKGIETVLGIKKEDFDITVKVIADHIRASVFLIADGVLPSNEGRGYILRKIIRRAFGAGIVAKQNLEITKDDLFLYKLVPYVVENMKEAYPDLVEKQEYIEKVLRLEQERFALTLKNGIEMLAEEIEKMDKAGIKKLSADASFKLYDTFGLPFELTELILQNQGYEVSEEEFNKKLEEQVQRSKNSRVTVSDMIKDEFIDKFFEKHGKTEFTGYEKYEDKGKILHIAKSEGISGYEVIFDKTPFYAESGGQVSDTGTVTAGEFEGKVVGVAKKKDIFVHQIEVVKGIAPVVGTEAELKINVKNRKDIQRNHTATHILHRVLRENLGSHIEQSGSLVDAEKLRFDFSHFEAISKEMIEKIEKDTNDIILANIPVKIGYENIQDAKNRGAMALFSDKYGDVVRVVEIPGFSIELCGGTHVKSTGEIGLFNIESESGISSGVRRITATTGHRSLDYVNNLEEKLAELSALLKTDEKNVVEIAKKYVKEAKEIVKEKEKLQSRLIKYEMESMFGDVEEISGVKILAKTFEDKSIDNLKEIVDRGKEKLQSGIVILGANNGEKAVFVVGVTKDLTKKVKAGEIVKTAAVVAGGNGGGRPDFAQAGGKNGNAVKEAVKKALEFTKEKL, encoded by the coding sequence ATGACAGGAAATGAATTGAGAAAAAGTTTTATTGATTATTTTAAAACGAAAGAGCATAAACATTTTGAAAGTGCATCGCTGATACCTGATGATAAAAGTTTACTTTTGACAGTCGCTGGGATGGTTCCGTTTAAGCCATTTTTTTTAGGGGAAAAGCAAGCGCCGTTTCCAAGAATAACGACTTATCAAAAATGTATAAGGACAAATGATTTGGAAAATGTAGGAAGAACTCCCAGACATCACACTTTTTTTGAAATGCTTGGAAATTTTTCGTTTGGAGATTATTTCAAAAAAGAAGCAATTGAATGGTCTTGGGAATACATAACAAAAGTTTTGAAATTAGATCCTGAAAGACTTTATGTATCAGTATTTACAACGGATGATGAAGCGTATGAAATTTGGAATAAACATATTGGAGTTCCGGCTGAGAGAATAGTTCGGCTTGGGGAAGAAGATAACTGGTGGGCAGCAGGGCCTATTGGTTCTTGTGGTCCGTGTAGTGAAATTTACTACGATACTCTAAGAATGGGGGAAAATAACGAAGAAATTAATAGTAAGCCGGGAGATGAAGGAGATAGATTTTTAGAAATCTGGAATCTCGTGTTTACTGAGTGGAATAGACTTGAAGACGGAAGTTTAGTGCCGCTTCCACAAAAAAATATTGATACGGGAGCAGGACTTGAAAGAATTGCTTCAGTTGTTCAAAACAAAGATAATAACTTTGAAACTGATATATTTATGCCAATAATAAAAGGAATTGAAACAGTCTTAGGTATAAAAAAAGAAGATTTTGATATCACGGTAAAAGTTATTGCAGATCACATAAGAGCATCAGTATTTTTAATAGCGGATGGAGTTTTGCCGTCAAATGAAGGTCGTGGATATATTTTAAGAAAAATCATAAGACGAGCTTTTGGTGCTGGAATTGTTGCAAAGCAGAATTTAGAAATAACAAAAGATGATCTGTTCTTGTATAAATTAGTACCTTATGTCGTGGAAAATATGAAAGAGGCTTATCCAGATCTGGTGGAAAAACAGGAATATATCGAAAAAGTTTTGAGACTTGAACAGGAAAGATTTGCACTAACACTAAAAAATGGAATTGAAATGTTGGCTGAAGAAATTGAAAAAATGGATAAAGCAGGAATTAAAAAGCTTTCTGCTGATGCTTCATTTAAATTATATGATACATTTGGACTGCCTTTTGAGCTTACAGAATTGATTTTGCAAAATCAAGGGTATGAAGTTTCTGAGGAAGAGTTTAATAAAAAACTGGAAGAGCAAGTACAAAGATCGAAAAATAGTAGAGTTACAGTTTCAGATATGATAAAAGATGAATTTATTGATAAATTTTTTGAAAAACACGGAAAAACTGAATTTACAGGATATGAAAAATATGAGGACAAAGGAAAAATTTTGCATATTGCTAAAAGTGAAGGAATTTCGGGTTATGAAGTAATTTTTGATAAAACGCCGTTTTATGCGGAGTCAGGCGGACAGGTTTCTGATACGGGAACGGTAACTGCTGGAGAATTTGAAGGAAAAGTTGTTGGAGTTGCTAAGAAAAAAGATATTTTTGTTCATCAAATTGAAGTTGTAAAAGGAATTGCACCAGTTGTGGGGACAGAAGCGGAATTGAAAATTAATGTGAAAAATAGAAAGGATATTCAGAGAAATCACACTGCAACACATATTTTACACAGAGTTCTAAGAGAAAATCTGGGAAGTCACATAGAGCAATCAGGGTCGCTTGTGGATGCGGAAAAATTAAGATTTGACTTTTCACATTTTGAAGCAATTTCAAAAGAAATGATTGAAAAAATAGAAAAAGACACAAATGACATAATTTTGGCAAACATTCCAGTAAAAATTGGTTATGAAAATATACAAGATGCTAAAAATAGAGGAGCTATGGCGTTGTTTTCTGATAAATATGGAGATGTGGTTAGAGTTGTGGAAATTCCTGGATTTTCAATTGAATTGTGTGGTGGAACGCACGTTAAATCGACTGGGGAAATTGGACTTTTCAATATAGAATCTGAAAGTGGAATTTCATCTGGAGTTAGAAGAATTACAGCGACAACTGGACATAGAAGTTTAGATTATGTAAATAATTTAGAAGAAAAACTTGCAGAACTTTCAGCACTGCTTAAAACGGATGAAAAAAATGTTGTAGAAATTGCCAAAAAATATGTAAAAGAAGCAAAGGAAATAGTTAAAGAAAAGGAAAAATTACAAAGTAGACTTATAAAATATGAAATGGAAAGTATGTTTGGCGATGTTGAAGAAATCTCTGGTGTAAAAATATTGGCTAAAACATTTGAAGATAAAAGTATTGATAACTTAAAGGAAATTGTGGACAGAGGAAAAGAAAAACTGCAAAGTGGAATTGTAATTTTGGGAGCAAATAATGGTGAAAAAGCAGTATTTGTCGTAGGAGTTACAAAAGATTTGACTAAAAAAGTTAAAGCAGGAGAAATCGTGAAGACAGCAGCTGTAGTTGCCGGTGGAAATGGTGGAGGAAGACCTGATTTTGCACAAGCTGGTGGGAAAAATGGAAACGCAGTAAAAGAAGCAGTTAAAAAAGCTTTGGAATTTACAAAAGAAAAATTGTAA
- the alr gene encoding alanine racemase, producing the protein MRCWAEINIKNLYHNIDEIEKVAPKEKMIAVVKADAYGHGMLKICESLIEKGIKHFAVATAEEALKIKEFDEDVSVLILGPIEYEYMDKISEKNIYFMVTDFEEIRYLEKSQIPTNVFLKVDTGMGRVGFQKYEIDELIEKLRNCKFVKPIGIFSHFSSSDTDEKYTEFQEKNFEEISKKIISKLPSVKYKHLLNSFGSLKLKNDKYDFIRVGIIIYGGVTDEETRPYKFKPVMSLFAKISYIKTLKNDSFISYGNTYLGKAGQTYATVSIGYADGVRRDLSNKGCVYYKGHRCNIVGRVCMDQLIVHIPDELVNEVKKGDVVEFFGENISVSEVAELCNTISYEILCGISQRVPRIYVK; encoded by the coding sequence ATGCGATGTTGGGCGGAAATAAACATTAAAAATCTATATCACAATATAGACGAAATTGAAAAAGTGGCGCCAAAGGAAAAGATGATAGCGGTTGTGAAAGCAGATGCTTACGGACATGGAATGTTAAAAATATGTGAGTCGTTGATTGAGAAAGGAATCAAGCATTTCGCTGTTGCTACCGCGGAAGAAGCACTGAAAATAAAAGAGTTTGATGAGGATGTGAGCGTTCTTATATTAGGACCGATAGAATATGAATATATGGATAAAATTTCTGAAAAAAATATTTATTTTATGGTTACCGATTTTGAAGAAATCAGATATTTGGAAAAATCTCAGATTCCAACGAATGTTTTTTTAAAAGTAGATACAGGAATGGGAAGAGTTGGGTTTCAAAAATATGAAATTGATGAATTAATAGAAAAACTAAGAAATTGTAAATTTGTCAAACCAATTGGAATTTTTTCACATTTTTCATCTTCAGATACGGATGAAAAATATACTGAGTTTCAAGAGAAAAACTTTGAAGAAATTAGTAAAAAAATAATTTCAAAATTGCCGTCAGTTAAATATAAACATCTGTTAAATAGTTTTGGAAGCTTAAAATTAAAAAATGACAAATATGATTTTATAAGAGTGGGAATAATAATTTATGGTGGTGTTACCGACGAAGAGACAAGACCTTACAAATTTAAGCCTGTGATGTCGCTATTTGCTAAAATTAGCTATATTAAAACATTAAAAAATGACAGCTTTATTAGTTATGGAAATACCTACTTGGGAAAAGCAGGGCAGACTTATGCGACTGTTTCAATAGGATATGCTGACGGAGTGAGACGTGATTTGTCAAACAAAGGGTGTGTCTATTACAAAGGACATAGATGCAATATTGTGGGAAGAGTCTGCATGGATCAGCTTATAGTGCATATTCCAGATGAGTTAGTAAATGAAGTGAAAAAAGGTGATGTAGTTGAGTTTTTTGGAGAAAATATAAGCGTTTCAGAAGTTGCAGAATTATGTAATACGATTTCATATGAAATTTTATGTGGAATCAGTCAGAGAGTTCCAAGAATTTATGTAAAATAG
- a CDS encoding CvpA family protein: MLDVVFIMMLVVFLVLGYGYGFALGFYDMFKWVFILYISKLLFNTVIKRSKSSLSNQLIVYMILVFLLYLTITIFLFTKSKFLRKIKIDKKFEGAAGMLFAGVKMFLVVLIIYAIVVIGGMKSKRVRILCEKSQVIQTVSDFAPEYVDLFPKFMRYSIKNYTETKKEKEKIKEVLDYYRRNNKDGSFKF, from the coding sequence ATGTTGGACGTAGTATTTATAATGATGTTAGTAGTATTTCTTGTATTGGGGTACGGATATGGATTTGCTTTAGGATTTTATGATATGTTTAAATGGGTATTTATTTTATATATTTCAAAATTATTATTTAATACAGTGATTAAAAGATCTAAATCATCGTTATCTAATCAGTTGATCGTCTACATGATATTAGTGTTTTTACTGTATTTGACAATTACAATATTTTTATTTACAAAATCAAAATTTTTGAGAAAAATAAAAATAGATAAAAAATTTGAGGGAGCAGCTGGAATGTTGTTTGCTGGTGTAAAAATGTTTTTAGTTGTACTAATTATTTATGCTATAGTTGTAATAGGTGGAATGAAGAGTAAAAGAGTTAGAATATTGTGCGAAAAGAGTCAAGTAATACAAACTGTATCAGATTTTGCACCCGAATATGTAGATTTATTTCCTAAATTTATGCGATATTCCATTAAAAATTACACAGAAACAAAAAAAGAAAAAGAAAAAATAAAAGAAGTGCTGGATTATTACAGAAGAAATAATAAAGACGGCAGTTTCAAATTTTAA
- a CDS encoding LptF/LptG family permease: MINRLDKYIIVNYIKSFFLGMMMFFLIFLLAESINITGWIMDGKFKFHDAIKYLRYGIPEIVTNTAPLGVLLGSLLCISKMAKQLEVTAMKTSGISFARVVLFPVIFSFLISAGVFWLNYSYLGKSNTKKENLKELKVNETDVQKSKSERNFVFVKIDKNTVLFSEFASRATGEMKDIIIIKMEKGFKKIRKMYTAKSAKINPKTNRWRFVDLKDYNLATNLTTPIDNSKLNFTASMDYVLAGPVKVKNLTMPELREKVVYFTRVGADSLDLRIEFYYRIAFSLSSFVMCFIGLSLGSRYVRGGAAVNIGLSVIIGYAYYGASTILRSLAVSGTIPIYLACFLPLVIFFVIGLKLFKDAEY; encoded by the coding sequence ATGATAAATAGATTGGATAAATATATAATTGTAAATTATATAAAAAGTTTTTTTTTGGGTATGATGATGTTCTTTTTAATATTTTTACTGGCAGAAAGTATCAATATTACAGGTTGGATTATGGATGGGAAGTTTAAGTTTCATGATGCAATAAAATACTTAAGATATGGAATCCCTGAAATTGTAACAAATACTGCTCCATTAGGAGTGTTATTGGGAAGTCTTCTATGTATAAGTAAAATGGCAAAGCAGCTGGAAGTTACTGCAATGAAGACAAGTGGAATAAGTTTTGCAAGGGTAGTTTTATTTCCAGTAATATTTTCATTTTTGATAAGTGCAGGCGTATTTTGGTTAAATTATAGCTATTTAGGGAAATCGAATACAAAAAAGGAAAATTTAAAAGAACTAAAAGTTAATGAAACAGATGTTCAAAAGTCTAAATCTGAAAGAAATTTTGTTTTTGTAAAAATTGATAAGAATACGGTTCTTTTTAGTGAATTTGCAAGTCGTGCAACAGGTGAAATGAAAGATATTATAATTATAAAGATGGAAAAGGGATTTAAAAAAATAAGAAAAATGTACACGGCAAAAAGTGCAAAAATTAATCCAAAAACAAACAGATGGAGATTTGTTGATTTAAAAGATTATAATCTTGCAACGAATCTGACAACTCCGATAGATAACTCAAAATTGAATTTTACAGCTTCGATGGATTATGTGCTGGCAGGTCCTGTAAAAGTAAAAAATTTGACAATGCCTGAATTACGGGAAAAAGTTGTCTATTTCACAAGGGTTGGAGCTGATTCACTGGATTTACGAATAGAGTTTTATTATAGAATAGCTTTTTCACTGTCATCATTTGTCATGTGCTTTATTGGACTTTCGCTTGGAAGTAGGTATGTCAGAGGTGGAGCTGCGGTAAATATTGGATTATCGGTTATTATTGGATATGCTTATTATGGAGCTAGTACAATTTTACGTTCACTTGCTGTGTCTGGAACTATACCTATTTATTTAGCGTGTTTTTTACCTCTGGTAATATTTTTTGTCATAGGATTAAAATTATTTAAAGATGCTGAATATTAA
- a CDS encoding LptF/LptG family permease: MKTIDRYIYSSLLLPSLFGISIFTFIMMLNVVMEVMEKLFASDLPAMSIVDYVCYAMPGVLVQTIPMGAFLGVMLVYGGLSETNEIVAMEGSGIGLFRIIRPAFVFGVILTIIGLSLEIYVNPRALAKINAQTKQILASKPNSLTEEKIFLTNEEKGFGFYIDEVNNKTATAKHFLFINKRGDNPYPIVFLAENAKFDPGIIKFKNVDGYLFQKDGSSHVQARYQQQEIPITTFFRSEKKLKEKSRKEMNLKELKKYYKTNIKEKDLEKKENALKALVEIYQRLIGPLASTFLCWLGVLLSVGHKRSGRGISFGVSLIVIFGYIGLASYAKILVLKNHIPANIAMWTPNFVLFLLCIYFSIKKMKGN, translated from the coding sequence ATGAAAACGATAGATAGATATATTTATAGTTCATTACTTTTACCGTCGCTATTTGGTATTAGTATATTTACGTTTATTATGATGCTAAATGTCGTAATGGAAGTTATGGAGAAATTATTTGCGAGTGATTTACCAGCCATGTCAATAGTGGATTATGTGTGTTATGCTATGCCTGGCGTACTTGTCCAGACTATACCGATGGGAGCGTTTTTAGGAGTGATGCTAGTTTATGGTGGACTTTCTGAAACTAATGAAATTGTTGCGATGGAAGGTTCGGGGATAGGACTTTTTAGAATAATCAGACCAGCGTTTGTTTTTGGAGTTATTCTTACAATAATTGGTTTGAGCTTAGAAATCTATGTAAATCCCAGAGCGCTCGCAAAGATTAACGCACAGACAAAGCAGATATTAGCTTCTAAACCAAATTCCTTGACGGAAGAAAAAATATTTTTGACAAATGAAGAAAAAGGATTCGGCTTTTATATTGACGAAGTAAATAATAAAACTGCAACGGCAAAACATTTTCTGTTTATAAATAAAAGAGGAGATAATCCGTATCCAATAGTATTTTTAGCAGAGAATGCAAAATTTGACCCAGGGATAATAAAATTTAAAAATGTAGACGGGTATTTGTTTCAAAAGGATGGAAGTAGCCACGTTCAAGCAAGATATCAACAGCAGGAAATCCCAATTACTACATTTTTCAGATCAGAAAAAAAACTGAAAGAAAAAAGTAGAAAAGAGATGAATTTGAAAGAATTAAAAAAATATTATAAAACAAATATTAAAGAAAAAGATCTGGAAAAAAAGGAAAATGCACTAAAAGCACTGGTAGAAATTTATCAAAGACTTATCGGACCTCTTGCAAGCACATTTTTATGTTGGCTTGGAGTATTGCTTTCAGTGGGGCATAAAAGAAGTGGAAGAGGAATAAGCTTTGGTGTCAGCTTGATTGTCATTTTTGGATATATTGGTTTAGCTAGTTATGCTAAAATTTTGGTTTTAAAAAATCATATTCCAGCAAATATTGCAATGTGGACACCAAATTTCGTACTTTTTTTACTTTGTATTTATTTTTCTATAAAAAAAATGAAGGGAAATTAA
- the lptB gene encoding LPS export ABC transporter ATP-binding protein produces the protein MARKISIEADSLKKIYKKREVVKDVSLAMEKGEVVGLLGPNGAGKTTTFYMITGIVRPNYGRVMYNGEEITNFPMYKRARLGLGYLPQEASVFRNLTVEENIISVLEMRGVNKKERIATTQSLIEEFKLSHVANSLGYALSGGERRRVEIARTISTNPDFILLDEPFAGVDPIAVEDIQNIIMQLKERGLGILITDHNVRETLRITERAYIMAEGTILISGTSKQIAEDETARRVYLGDKFKLD, from the coding sequence ATGGCCAGAAAAATCAGTATAGAAGCTGATAGTTTAAAAAAAATATATAAAAAGCGAGAAGTTGTTAAAGATGTCAGTCTTGCTATGGAAAAAGGTGAAGTCGTAGGACTTTTAGGACCAAATGGTGCAGGAAAAACAACAACGTTTTATATGATTACGGGAATTGTCAGACCAAATTACGGTCGTGTGATGTATAACGGAGAAGAAATTACAAATTTTCCAATGTATAAAAGAGCAAGGCTTGGTCTTGGGTATTTGCCACAAGAAGCTTCAGTCTTTAGAAATTTAACAGTTGAAGAAAATATAATTTCGGTTTTAGAGATGCGTGGTGTGAACAAGAAAGAAAGAATTGCTACAACGCAAAGTCTTATTGAGGAGTTTAAATTATCACATGTAGCAAACAGTCTGGGTTACGCACTATCAGGTGGAGAGAGAAGAAGGGTTGAAATTGCTAGAACGATTTCTACAAATCCTGATTTTATATTACTTGATGAACCTTTTGCAGGAGTTGATCCGATTGCAGTGGAAGACATTCAAAATATAATAATGCAGTTAAAAGAGCGTGGACTTGGAATTTTGATAACTGATCACAATGTGCGTGAAACACTTAGAATCACCGAAAGAGCGTATATAATGGCAGAAGGAACAATTTTAATTTCGGGTACAAGTAAGCAAATTGCAGAAGATGAAACTGCGAGAAGAGTTTATTTGGGAGATAAATTTAAGTTGGATTAA
- the secF gene encoding protein translocase subunit SecF encodes MTKFRVIKHQKYYLSFSAIMVILSIIFLFTIKLNLGIDFKGGNLIQLKYPQKVEQIKVNGTLNSLISAIPQLKTKRVQFSETDNSVIIRTSQLTDAQKSEMLTQLEKNTGKYEITKDDTVGAVIGKELTVNAIKALLIGSIFIVIYITIRFELVYAIAGILALLHDVIISFGLIALFRYEIDTPFVAAILTILGYSINDTIVVFDRIRENEKKNKKNRENKPFSEIVETGINQVFTRSIYTSLTTLFSVIVLLIFGGDSLKTFSMTLFLGMLFGTYSSIFVASPLVYLMRKMKKNKNNDKKQEKSTGTTKTVNGYDEKDKVLV; translated from the coding sequence ATGACTAAATTTCGAGTGATAAAACATCAAAAATATTATTTATCATTTTCAGCAATAATGGTAATATTGTCCATAATATTTCTTTTTACTATAAAATTAAATTTGGGAATAGATTTTAAAGGTGGAAATCTTATTCAATTAAAATATCCACAAAAAGTGGAACAGATAAAAGTGAATGGAACATTGAATAGTTTGATAAGTGCGATTCCACAACTAAAAACAAAAAGAGTTCAGTTTTCAGAAACAGATAATAGTGTTATAATTAGAACAAGTCAATTGACAGATGCACAAAAAAGTGAAATGTTAACACAGCTTGAAAAAAACACTGGAAAATATGAAATTACAAAAGATGACACAGTTGGAGCAGTAATTGGAAAGGAATTGACTGTAAATGCAATAAAAGCACTTTTAATTGGAAGTATATTTATTGTGATTTACATAACTATAAGATTTGAACTGGTATATGCGATTGCTGGAATTTTGGCACTGCTTCATGACGTAATTATTTCATTTGGACTTATTGCGCTTTTTAGATACGAAATTGATACTCCGTTTGTTGCTGCAATTTTAACGATTTTAGGATATTCAATAAATGATACGATTGTAGTGTTTGACAGAATTCGTGAAAATGAAAAGAAAAACAAAAAAAATAGAGAAAATAAACCTTTTTCAGAAATTGTTGAAACAGGGATAAATCAAGTATTTACTCGTTCAATTTATACTTCGCTAACTACATTATTTTCAGTTATAGTGTTACTTATATTCGGTGGAGACTCGCTAAAAACTTTTAGCATGACATTATTTTTAGGAATGTTGTTTGGTACTTATTCATCAATATTTGTTGCAAGTCCACTAGTATATTTGATGAGAAAAATGAAAAAAAATAAAAATAATGATAAAAAACAGGAAAAATCAACTGGAACAACTAAAACAGTAAACGGATATGACGAAAAGGACAAAGTATTAGTTTAA
- the ruvX gene encoding Holliday junction resolvase RuvX, translating to MKKFIGLDVGDVRIGVAKCDPLGILATALEVIDRNKTNPVSRIKEILNDENTKKVVVGLPKSLDGSKKRQVEKVEEFVEELKKEIPKIQIIFMDERYTTTEAEHYLKNYSKKNGRERRKVVDMVAASIILQKYLDTLK from the coding sequence ATGAAAAAATTTATTGGACTTGATGTCGGTGATGTGAGAATTGGGGTCGCAAAATGTGATCCTTTGGGAATACTTGCAACGGCACTAGAAGTGATTGATAGAAATAAAACCAATCCTGTTTCTCGAATAAAGGAAATATTAAATGACGAAAATACAAAAAAAGTAGTTGTTGGTCTTCCAAAAAGTCTGGACGGAAGTAAAAAAAGGCAAGTTGAAAAAGTCGAAGAGTTTGTGGAAGAATTAAAAAAAGAAATACCTAAGATTCAGATTATTTTTATGGATGAGAGGTACACAACGACGGAAGCTGAGCATTATTTAAAAAATTATTCTAAAAAAAATGGAAGAGAGCGAAGAAAAGTTGTGGATATGGTGGCAGCCTCGATAATTTTACAAAAATATTTAGATACATTAAAATAA